In Bacillota bacterium, the sequence GGCCTTTGGATCAAATTGCGGGTGGAGAAGCTGGTCGAGCTGGTCGGGATCGATCCTTTGAACGGCTTCTTCTTTAGTTATCAGACCCTCTTCTACCATATCAGCCGCAATCTTTAGCGCTGCGGCTGCAGTCCTCTTTCCAATTCTCGTCTGGAGCATCCACAGTTTGCCCTGCTCGATGGTAAACTCGGTATCGTTCATGTCCCTGTAGTGCTCTTCAAGTTTGCGCAGGATACCAAAAAGCTCTTCAGCTAACTCCGGCATCTCGTTTTTTAAGTTCATGAGCGGCTGCGTTACGCGAATTCCTGCAACGACATCCTCGCCCTGGGCATTTACCAGGTAGTCGCCATAAGGCACATTTTCACCAGTTGCGGCATCGCGGCTAAAAGCAACACCGGTTGCAGAGGTATTTCCTTTGTTTCCAAACACCATGGTCTGAATATTTACCGCCGTGCCCAAATCATCGGGTATCTTGTAAAGCCTTCTATAATCAACGGCCCTCTTATTACCCCAGCTCTTAAAGACTGCCTCAATTGCAAGTAGGAGCTGCTCTTTCGGATCGGTCGGAAACTCACGGCCTGCATGCTCTTTGACTATTCCCTTGAATGTATTGACAAGCTCTTTTAAATTATCGGCCGTTAAATCGGTATCGAACCTGGCTCCTACTTTCTCTTTGAGCTCGTTGATGGCCTCTTCAAATAGCTCGCCTTCGACTCGTAAAACGACTTTTCCAAACATCTGGATAAAGCGGCGGTACGAGTCATAAGCAAATCTCTCATCGTTGGTTTGCTTGGCCAGCCCCTGTACGGAGTCATCGTTTAAGCCCAGATTCAAAACGGTATCCATCATGCCCGGCATAGAAAATGGTGCTCCGGAACGAACTGAGACCAGAAGTGGATCCTCTGGATCACCTAGCTTCTTGCCCATTTTTTCTTGCAGCTTAGCTAGATGTGCATCTACTTCATCAAGCAGACCATCCGGGAATCGGCCCGTCCGGTAGTACTCGTTGCAGGCTCCGGTGGTGATGGTAAAGCCTGGAGGTACCGGCAGTCCTAGGCGGGTCATCTCAGCGAGGTTTGCACCTTTGCCGCCGAGGACGTACTTCATATCCGCCGATCCCTCTTCGAAATCGTAGACATACTTGGTCTTCCCTGGCATTTCTTATTCCCTCCGTAAAATATTTGTCAAAAGGTATTTCTTATATTTGAAACAGCCTGCGGCTGATATCTCACACATTATCTCTAAGCTTTGCTCATAGTACAGGGCTTTAGCCCTGCTATATAGTAGCCCCTTCGACTTCGCTCAGGGTGGGCTCAAAAGGGCTGCACTACATGTTATAAACCCTGTTTTATAAACCCTGGTTCCTGAATCCCGATCCCTAGGTTCTAAACCGGTTGAGTTACCTGCGAAAAATCAGCAATCCTTAAGAATATTTCATAACAATAGTTCAGTAGCCTAATCCGGTTGTTTCTTAAGGCCTCATCTTCTACCATGACCAGGACTTCATCGAAGAACTTATCTACTGGACTTTTCAAGCGAGCTAGTATGTCGATAGCTAGGGTATAGTTGCCATCAGCTTTTTCCAGGCCTTTATCTACTCTAACCACAGCATCGTAAAGCTCTTTCTCCGCTTCTTCTTGGAGAAGACTTGGGCTTACCTCTACGCCTAACTCAGGCTTGGCAAGATTCTTACATCTCGTAAAGGCAACCAGCAAATCAGACATTTCTGGGCTTGCTAATTTTTCAGCTACCGCCTGAGCTCTTCTTCTGATATCAACTATATCATCTATTGGCAATGTACCTACAGCCTCTACCGCATCAACTGGAAGATTCTGTGCCAACAGATATGCACGTAGACGGCCTCTGACAAAGTCCTCAACCAGTCTGCGCGTAGCCGCAATATCAAATTCAACGCCCTGCTCTTTGTAAAGCATTAGCGCACGGTCTATGAGCGAATATACGGGTATATTCATATCATTTTCAAGAATAATTGACACGATACCGTATGCCTGCCTGCGAAGGGCATAGGGGTCTTCAGAGCCAGTCGGTATAAGACCTGCCGCTATGATTCCTGTAATGGAGTCGATTTTATCAGCAATGCTTACGATTTGACCTATAAGCGTCTGGGGTAGGATATCTCCCGCTGAACGCGGCAGATAATGTTCGAAGATAGCAACCGCAACTTGTTCAGGTTCGCCGGATACCCTGGCATACTCCATTCCCATGACGCCCTGCAACGTGGGAAACTCCCCAACCATCTCAGTTAAGAGGTCAGCCTTACAAAGAAAAGAAGCTCTTTTAGCAAGCTCTTTGTCTTCTTTAGTTAGCCCAAGTCTTTCGGCGATATACCCTGCAAGTTCAACAAGTCTCTCTGTCTTTTGGAAAACAGTACCGAGTTTTGCCTGGAAAGTTACCCCTTTTAACTTATCAACAAAAGATGCAAGAGGCCTGGAGCTATCGGTTTCGAAGAAGAACTTTGCATCCGAAAGCCTTGCTTGGATTACTCTCTCGTGGCCTTTGCGAATGAGGTTTGCATATTCAGGATTGCCGTTATGTATCACAATAAAGTTTGGCA encodes:
- the glyS gene encoding glycine--tRNA ligase subunit beta gives rise to the protein MSKRDLLLEIGTEEIPAASVVIGQNQLAERAQLLFDRYRLEYDVISTYGAPRRLALMVGNLDERQAKTVHEIKGPAKKVAYTPEGEPTKAAIGFAKSQGVAVESLETRVVDGGEYVFAVKEEEGRQTSDILATILPELILSLSFPKAMRWGGGDIRFVRPIRWVVALFGHDVVSFKIGNIFSGRESMGHRQLAKNPLTINAPCDYFEVLYNNKVIVDPQKRADIMKEEIERVVKDTGGRPVIHKHTFDEVLELVEFPHAVRGSFSNEFVALPREVLVTAMEAHQRYFPVEDMQGKLLPNFIVIHNGNPEYANLIRKGHERVIQARLSDAKFFFETDSSRPLASFVDKLKGVTFQAKLGTVFQKTERLVELAGYIAERLGLTKEDKELAKRASFLCKADLLTEMVGEFPTLQGVMGMEYARVSGEPEQVAVAIFEHYLPRSAGDILPQTLIGQIVSIADKIDSITGIIAAGLIPTGSEDPYALRRQAYGIVSIILENDMNIPVYSLIDRALMLYKEQGVEFDIAATRRLVEDFVRGRLRAYLLAQNLPVDAVEAVGTLPIDDIVDIRRRAQAVAEKLASPEMSDLLVAFTRCKNLAKPELGVEVSPSLLQEEAEKELYDAVVRVDKGLEKADGNYTLAIDILARLKSPVDKFFDEVLVMVEDEALRNNRIRLLNYCYEIFLRIADFSQVTQPV